A region of Myxococcaceae bacterium JPH2 DNA encodes the following proteins:
- a CDS encoding FAD-dependent monooxygenase, translating into MNADEVTQHAVVIAGGGPTGLMLAAELALARVDVAIVERRTAQDVAGSRSRGLHARSLEVLDQRGVVERFTSQGQAVQNVAFGQSPLDLSDFPTRHNHGLALVQERFERILAEWVGELSVPIYRGREVTGFAQDDTGVDVALSVGHSLRAKYLVGCDGGRSFVRKEAGIEFPGWDASISYLIAEVEMTETPAVGIRRDAKGTYAMGKLEDGRVGVVLREEQVCMGDAPTLELLREGLIALYGTDYGLRRATYLSRFTDMTRQAASYRNRRVLLAGDAAHVHSPMGGQGLNLGVQDAVNLGWKLAQVVRGVSPETLLDTYQAERHPVAARALRKTMAQTALSRGDARMDAVRETLTELLRMDGPRKQYAAMLSGLDIHYDLGSGHPLLGRRMPDLELLTPDGPRRVFHLLHEARPVLLHLDERAPMNVAPWADRVRTVAARYTGAWELPVLGLVAAPMAVLIRPDGYVGWVGEGTDQGLREALARWFGPPREAEAS; encoded by the coding sequence ATGAACGCGGACGAGGTGACGCAGCACGCAGTGGTGATTGCGGGAGGAGGTCCGACCGGGCTGATGCTGGCGGCGGAGCTGGCGTTGGCGCGGGTGGATGTGGCCATCGTCGAGCGGCGCACCGCTCAGGACGTCGCCGGCTCGCGCTCGCGAGGTCTGCACGCGCGCAGTCTGGAGGTGCTCGACCAGCGCGGGGTCGTCGAGCGCTTCACCTCGCAAGGGCAGGCGGTCCAGAACGTCGCGTTCGGGCAGTCGCCTCTGGACCTCAGCGACTTCCCGACGCGTCACAACCACGGGCTCGCGCTCGTGCAGGAGCGCTTCGAGCGCATCCTGGCGGAGTGGGTGGGCGAGCTGTCGGTGCCCATCTACCGAGGGCGCGAGGTGACGGGCTTCGCGCAGGACGACACCGGTGTCGACGTGGCGCTGTCTGTCGGACATTCGCTGCGGGCGAAGTACCTCGTCGGGTGCGACGGAGGGCGCAGCTTTGTCCGCAAGGAGGCGGGCATCGAGTTCCCAGGATGGGACGCATCCATCAGCTACCTCATCGCCGAGGTCGAGATGACCGAGACTCCAGCGGTTGGCATCCGCCGGGATGCGAAGGGCACCTATGCCATGGGCAAGCTGGAGGACGGCCGCGTGGGCGTCGTGCTCAGAGAGGAGCAGGTCTGCATGGGCGACGCGCCGACCCTCGAGCTTCTGCGCGAGGGGCTCATCGCGCTCTATGGGACGGACTACGGCCTGCGCCGCGCCACGTATCTCTCGCGCTTCACCGACATGACGCGACAGGCGGCGTCCTATCGCAACCGGCGGGTCCTCCTGGCCGGTGACGCGGCCCACGTGCACTCGCCGATGGGCGGACAAGGGCTCAACCTCGGCGTGCAGGATGCCGTGAACCTGGGGTGGAAGCTGGCCCAGGTCGTGCGCGGCGTCTCGCCGGAGACCTTGCTCGACACGTACCAGGCCGAGCGGCACCCCGTCGCGGCCCGTGCGCTGCGCAAGACCATGGCGCAGACCGCACTGAGCCGCGGTGACGCGCGGATGGATGCCGTGCGCGAGACGCTGACGGAGTTGCTGCGGATGGACGGGCCCCGCAAGCAGTACGCGGCGATGTTGTCGGGCCTGGACATCCACTACGACCTGGGCAGCGGACATCCGCTGCTCGGGCGCCGAATGCCGGACCTCGAGCTGCTCACGCCCGATGGCCCTCGGCGCGTGTTCCACCTGCTGCACGAAGCGCGTCCCGTGCTGCTCCACTTGGATGAGCGAGCCCCCATGAATGTCGCGCCCTGGGCAGACCGGGTTCGGACAGTCGCCGCTCGCTACACGGGAGCGTGGGAACTCCCGGTGCTCGGCCTCGTCGCGGCGCCTATGGCGGTGCTGATTCGACCGGACGGCTACGTCGGATGGGTTGGGGAGGGCACGGACCAGGGGCTGCGTGAGGCCCTGGCCCGATGGTTCGGGCCGCCGCGTGAAGCCGAGGCGTCCTAG
- a CDS encoding cobalamin-dependent protein (Presence of a B(12) (cobalamin)-binding domain implies dependence on cobalamin itself, in one of its several forms, or in some unusual lineages, dependence on a cobalamin-like analog.): protein MSEPLSTLRADLFLLHAPSVYDFRERDDVLFAYLSDSDSVNVTSIYEMYPIGFLALKEHLRAHGLAVDIVNVAALMLQHPALDVDRLLERLEAPVFGVDLHWLAHCHGAIELAGRIKRAHPEAVILCGGISATYYAEQLIQYPAIDVVVQGYDTLEPTRQLVERLQRGERNLEGIPNLLFKRQGRVERTGFAHKPARDSNDATVDWGFYRDAPGDVAATRLIMTLPNTGCAYDCGWCGGSRSAFQQVMGVKKTLIPKSHPRVVDELRTLGPAAARTGIYALQCYSETRPRFHAYLEAVREAGYRQLFVEQFHLTPEDTLRRMGQASQTYILLSPESHDPVISKLSGRGTYTMEQMEAWIPRALDAGIAGVLVWFFIGMPQQTPQSISDTVDYCIGLLERFPGRRVLPLLCPMVPFLDPGSRFFEDPEPHGYRLFHRTLEEHRRAMVEPLWHRRLNYETRWLSRRQLQDATYGAVARLVDAKGQAGVLPRGVCQGILSAISETETLLGEMERALTQDGALPAPLRDDIRAYNRRVLSHSSDQIVPLPRPFGGRWFDDFTVPASMLAELQGNASHAVLAQGGG, encoded by the coding sequence ATGAGCGAGCCACTCAGCACATTGCGAGCAGACCTGTTCCTGCTGCACGCGCCGAGTGTCTATGATTTCCGCGAGCGGGACGACGTGCTGTTCGCCTATCTGAGCGACTCCGACAGCGTCAACGTCACGTCCATCTACGAGATGTATCCGATTGGCTTCCTCGCGCTGAAGGAGCACCTGCGCGCGCACGGCCTCGCGGTGGACATCGTCAACGTGGCGGCGCTGATGCTCCAGCACCCGGCGCTGGACGTGGACCGCCTGTTGGAGCGGCTGGAGGCGCCCGTCTTCGGCGTGGACCTGCACTGGCTGGCGCACTGCCACGGCGCCATCGAGCTGGCGGGCCGCATCAAGCGAGCCCACCCCGAGGCGGTCATCCTCTGCGGGGGCATCTCCGCCACGTACTACGCGGAGCAGCTCATCCAGTACCCGGCCATCGATGTCGTGGTGCAGGGCTACGACACGCTGGAGCCCACCCGGCAGTTGGTCGAGCGCCTCCAGCGCGGCGAGCGGAACCTGGAGGGCATCCCCAACCTCCTGTTCAAGCGCCAGGGCCGTGTCGAGCGCACGGGCTTCGCGCACAAGCCCGCCCGCGACTCCAACGACGCCACGGTGGACTGGGGCTTCTACCGGGACGCTCCCGGCGACGTGGCCGCGACGCGGCTCATCATGACGCTGCCCAACACCGGGTGCGCGTATGACTGTGGTTGGTGCGGCGGCTCGCGCTCGGCCTTCCAGCAGGTCATGGGCGTCAAGAAGACGCTGATTCCGAAAAGCCATCCACGCGTCGTCGACGAGCTGCGCACCCTGGGCCCCGCCGCCGCGCGCACCGGCATCTACGCGCTCCAGTGCTACTCGGAGACGCGCCCGCGCTTCCACGCATACCTCGAGGCGGTGCGCGAGGCCGGCTATCGCCAGCTCTTCGTCGAGCAGTTCCACCTGACGCCCGAGGACACGCTGCGGCGGATGGGCCAGGCCAGCCAGACCTACATCCTGCTGTCGCCCGAGTCGCACGACCCGGTCATCAGCAAGCTGTCCGGGCGCGGGACGTACACGATGGAGCAGATGGAGGCCTGGATTCCGCGCGCGCTCGACGCGGGCATCGCGGGCGTCCTGGTCTGGTTCTTCATCGGGATGCCCCAGCAGACACCGCAGTCCATCTCCGACACGGTGGACTACTGCATCGGCCTCTTGGAGCGCTTCCCGGGCCGGCGCGTGCTGCCCTTGCTGTGTCCCATGGTGCCGTTCCTCGACCCGGGCTCGCGCTTCTTCGAGGACCCCGAGCCCCACGGCTATCGCCTCTTCCACCGCACGCTGGAGGAGCATCGGCGCGCCATGGTGGAGCCGCTCTGGCATCGGCGGCTCAACTACGAGACGCGCTGGCTGTCACGACGCCAGCTCCAGGACGCCACCTATGGCGCGGTGGCTCGCCTCGTGGATGCCAAGGGACAGGCGGGGGTGCTTCCCCGCGGCGTGTGCCAGGGAATCCTGTCCGCCATCTCCGAGACGGAGACGCTGCTCGGCGAGATGGAGCGCGCGCTCACGCAAGATGGCGCGCTGCCCGCTCCGCTGCGCGACGACATCCGCGCGTACAACCGGCGCGTCCTGTCGCATTCGAGTGACCAGATCGTCCCCCTCCCCCGCCCCTTCGGAGGCCGCTGGTTCGACGACTTCACCGTGCCCGCGTCGATGCTGGCGGAGCTGCAAGGGAATGCCTCTCACGCGGTGCTCGCCCAAGGCGGAGGCTGA
- a CDS encoding BlaI/MecI/CopY family transcriptional regulator, which produces MTADAIPTEAELAILSVLWKRGPSTVRDVHEALGREDGKGAGYTTTLKQLQVMAEKGLVSRDERSRSHVYAANVAEARTKRQLVKDLLERVFGGSSGALAVQALSLKPASKEELEELRRLLGEEKRGKS; this is translated from the coding sequence ATGACTGCGGATGCCATTCCGACCGAAGCGGAACTCGCCATCTTGAGTGTGCTCTGGAAGCGCGGCCCGAGCACCGTTCGCGATGTCCACGAGGCCCTGGGGCGAGAGGACGGCAAGGGGGCGGGCTACACCACCACGCTCAAGCAGCTCCAGGTGATGGCGGAGAAGGGGCTGGTGAGCCGCGATGAGCGTTCCCGCAGTCACGTCTACGCCGCGAACGTCGCGGAGGCGCGCACCAAGCGCCAGTTGGTGAAGGACCTGCTCGAGCGTGTGTTTGGCGGGTCCTCGGGAGCGCTTGCCGTGCAGGCGCTGTCGCTCAAGCCCGCCTCGAAAGAGGAACTCGAGGAGCTTCGGCGCCTGCTGGGCGAGGAGAAGCGAGGCAAGTCATGA
- a CDS encoding acyl carrier protein encodes MNQTIGDFTEEQVARIIRDHIDQEFLFRSRDAGLTEEDSLISRGVIDSMGLFRLVNFLERRFDISVSPPDIVMDNFRSLQAIRVFTLARLRARACAEQC; translated from the coding sequence GTGAATCAGACAATCGGAGATTTTACCGAGGAGCAGGTCGCCCGAATCATCCGCGACCACATCGACCAGGAGTTCCTCTTCCGCTCCCGCGACGCCGGGCTGACCGAGGAGGACAGCCTCATCTCTCGCGGGGTCATCGACTCGATGGGGCTGTTCCGGCTCGTGAACTTCCTGGAGCGGCGCTTCGACATCAGCGTGAGCCCGCCGGACATCGTCATGGACAACTTCCGCAGCCTCCAGGCCATCCGCGTGTTCACCCTCGCCCGGCTGCGCGCCAGGGCCTGCGCGGAGCAATGCTGA
- a CDS encoding DPP IV N-terminal domain-containing protein, with translation MSCVRLGFAVLALLGVPALTQAAEPPSSAFLRQLSETRYFSTGRPMGIQIAPDGKTVFFLRSPPSSDVMTLYAFDTTTGQTTDLLDPERLLRGAEETLTTEERARRERLRTRGRGFTSYTLSEDGSRILLPLSGKLYVLERASGKVTELHTGAGAMDPKLSQDGSQVAYVRDHDVYRVDFRSNTEHAVTRGGTQEKEHGVAEFVAQEEMGRDSGYWWSPDAKAIAFAEVDVSQVDKRLVADVTHPERGAESFAFPRAGGPNARVRLGIASLTGGPTVWAKWDQDAYPYLATVRWPRKGPLTVLVQNRAQTEERLLSVEPRTGNTRTLLVEKDEAWLNLDQRFPSWLADGSGFLWCTERNGAPEVERRHADGRLARSLVPPSAGFRALVRYVDAQDALYFLGGPNPTERYLWRVQGGGVPTRVTPDTGPALESGWVAASGALLVVPSEGPRTMRQFPVLRADGTRVGLLPSLAVQPPFFPRFEVQQVGPERFWASIVRPRDFKPGVKLPVIVNVYGGPLETVVHQSMEQHLLAQWMADQGYLVVRFDGRGTPLRGRAWERAIKYDFYSVPLDDQIAALRALAAEVPEMDLNRVGIEGWSFGGDMAALAVLKRPDVFKAAAAGAATAVQDDYDTHYTERYLGLPQEHPEAYSRTSLVTYIHEDKPVGKLLLLHGTGDDNVYFFNALKLSDALFRAGKHHELLAISGATHRVADPLLNMRRWERVMSHFHDNL, from the coding sequence ATGTCATGCGTGCGCCTGGGGTTCGCGGTGCTGGCCCTGCTCGGAGTCCCTGCCCTGACCCAGGCCGCCGAGCCCCCGTCCTCCGCCTTCCTGCGGCAACTCTCCGAGACCCGGTATTTCAGCACCGGTCGTCCCATGGGCATCCAGATTGCCCCGGACGGGAAGACCGTGTTCTTCCTCCGCAGCCCTCCCTCGTCCGACGTGATGACGCTGTATGCCTTTGACACCACCACGGGACAGACAACGGACCTGCTCGACCCCGAGCGCCTGCTTCGAGGCGCCGAGGAGACCCTGACGACCGAGGAGCGGGCTCGACGCGAGCGCCTGCGAACGCGCGGCAGAGGCTTCACCTCGTACACCCTCTCCGAGGACGGCTCGCGAATCCTGCTCCCCCTCTCCGGCAAGCTGTACGTCCTGGAGCGGGCCAGCGGCAAGGTGACGGAGCTACACACTGGCGCGGGCGCGATGGACCCGAAGCTCTCGCAAGACGGCTCACAGGTTGCCTACGTCCGCGACCACGACGTCTACCGCGTCGACTTCCGGAGCAACACCGAGCACGCGGTGACGCGGGGCGGAACCCAGGAGAAGGAACACGGCGTCGCCGAGTTCGTCGCCCAGGAAGAGATGGGCCGCGACTCCGGCTACTGGTGGAGCCCCGACGCCAAGGCCATCGCCTTCGCCGAAGTCGACGTGAGTCAGGTCGACAAGCGCCTCGTCGCAGACGTCACCCACCCCGAGCGAGGCGCCGAGTCCTTCGCCTTTCCACGCGCGGGCGGCCCCAACGCACGTGTGCGCCTGGGCATCGCGTCGCTCACGGGCGGCCCCACCGTCTGGGCGAAGTGGGACCAGGACGCGTATCCGTACCTCGCGACCGTGAGATGGCCTCGCAAGGGCCCGCTGACCGTGCTCGTGCAGAACCGCGCGCAGACAGAAGAACGCCTCCTCTCGGTGGAGCCTCGGACTGGAAACACCCGCACGCTGCTCGTGGAGAAAGATGAGGCGTGGCTCAACCTGGACCAGCGCTTCCCTTCGTGGCTCGCGGACGGAAGCGGCTTCCTGTGGTGCACCGAGCGCAATGGCGCGCCCGAGGTCGAGCGGCGCCACGCGGACGGCCGCCTCGCGCGTTCGCTCGTTCCTCCCTCGGCGGGGTTCCGGGCCCTGGTGCGCTACGTGGACGCGCAGGACGCGCTGTATTTCCTCGGGGGGCCGAACCCCACCGAGCGCTATCTCTGGCGCGTCCAGGGTGGCGGCGTGCCCACGCGCGTCACTCCCGACACGGGACCTGCGTTGGAGAGCGGATGGGTCGCGGCGAGTGGCGCCCTGCTCGTCGTCCCCTCCGAGGGACCGCGGACCATGCGCCAGTTCCCCGTGCTCCGCGCGGATGGCACTCGCGTGGGCCTGCTGCCCTCTCTGGCCGTGCAGCCGCCCTTCTTCCCTCGCTTCGAGGTGCAGCAGGTGGGCCCGGAGCGCTTCTGGGCATCCATCGTGCGACCGCGTGACTTCAAGCCCGGTGTGAAGCTGCCCGTCATCGTGAATGTGTATGGCGGGCCGCTGGAAACCGTCGTGCATCAGAGCATGGAGCAGCATCTGCTCGCGCAGTGGATGGCGGACCAGGGCTACCTCGTCGTCCGGTTTGATGGCCGCGGGACGCCGCTGCGTGGCCGCGCCTGGGAGCGAGCCATCAAGTATGACTTCTACAGCGTCCCCCTGGATGATCAGATCGCCGCGCTGCGCGCACTCGCAGCCGAGGTCCCCGAGATGGATCTCAACCGGGTGGGAATCGAGGGGTGGAGCTTCGGCGGCGACATGGCGGCGCTCGCGGTCCTCAAGCGCCCGGACGTCTTCAAGGCCGCGGCTGCGGGCGCCGCGACAGCAGTGCAGGACGACTACGACACCCACTACACCGAGCGATACCTGGGCCTGCCGCAGGAGCACCCCGAGGCCTACTCGCGGACCTCGTTGGTGACATACATCCACGAAGACAAACCCGTGGGCAAGCTCCTGCTCCTGCACGGCACGGGAGACGACAACGTCTACTTCTTCAATGCGCTCAAGCTGTCGGACGCGCTCTTCCGCGCGGGCAAGCATCACGAACTGCTCGCCATCAGCGGCGCCACCCACCGCGTGGCCGACCCGCTCCTCAACATGCGCCGCTGGGAGCGGGTGATGAGCCACTTCCACGACAATCTCTAG
- a CDS encoding amino acid adenylation domain-containing protein, whose translation MLYPLLEDSARAFAHQPAVIDGLRVMTFGELDAAAGRLARTLSAHGIGRGHRVGLHLDKSLEAVVGLFGILRAGAAYVPLEPTAPAWRLEFIARDCELSGVLTTPAWMDTLGSVSSLRCAILVGAAPQAWRADPGGPATLSWDAALAGPAAREPPVEGSPEDLAYILYTSGSTGQPKGVMLSHRAARAFVDWAHTEADIRPGDRVSSHAPLHFDLSVLDLFAATKAGAAIVLVPPALSVFPRELADFIEAQHISVWYSVPSVLTQLVARGELERHGFRALRTVLFAGEVFPLKYLRRLVHSLPHVRCLNLYGPTETNVCTFQPVGPRELEGSETLPIGRACCGDEVFLLGDDGAEARPGDEGELCVAGPTVMSGYWGMPERTRAVLGPLLGRARAYRTGDRARRDERGVLHFLGRRDDLVKVRGHRVELGAVEEVLLRHPDVEESAAVTLPDELTGNELRAFVVLRAASAISPQELRMHCAEYLPRYMVPARIDPCHELPKTTTGKKDRVRLQERAREHG comes from the coding sequence ATGCTGTACCCGTTGCTCGAAGACAGCGCGCGCGCCTTCGCTCACCAGCCCGCCGTCATTGACGGCCTCCGCGTCATGACCTTCGGAGAGCTGGACGCGGCGGCCGGGCGACTGGCCCGCACGCTCAGCGCCCACGGCATCGGCCGAGGCCACCGCGTGGGCCTCCATCTGGACAAGTCGCTGGAGGCCGTGGTGGGGCTGTTCGGCATCCTGCGCGCCGGCGCCGCCTACGTGCCCTTGGAGCCCACCGCGCCCGCGTGGCGACTGGAGTTCATCGCGCGCGACTGCGAGCTGTCCGGCGTGCTCACCACGCCCGCCTGGATGGACACGCTGGGCTCCGTGAGCAGCCTGCGCTGCGCCATCCTCGTCGGCGCCGCGCCACAGGCATGGCGCGCCGACCCGGGCGGCCCGGCGACCCTCTCGTGGGACGCGGCGCTGGCCGGTCCCGCCGCGCGCGAGCCCCCTGTCGAGGGGTCCCCCGAGGACCTGGCGTACATCCTCTACACCTCGGGCTCCACCGGGCAGCCCAAGGGCGTGATGCTCAGCCACCGCGCCGCGCGCGCGTTCGTGGACTGGGCCCACACCGAGGCGGACATCCGTCCCGGGGACCGCGTGTCGAGTCACGCGCCCCTCCACTTCGACCTGTCCGTCCTCGACCTCTTCGCGGCCACGAAGGCAGGCGCGGCCATTGTCCTGGTGCCGCCGGCCCTGTCTGTCTTTCCTCGCGAGCTGGCGGACTTCATCGAGGCCCAGCACATCAGCGTCTGGTATTCCGTCCCATCGGTGCTCACGCAGCTGGTGGCACGCGGCGAGCTGGAGCGCCACGGCTTCCGCGCCTTGCGCACGGTGCTCTTCGCGGGCGAGGTCTTCCCGCTGAAGTACCTCAGGCGGCTCGTCCATTCACTGCCGCACGTGCGCTGCCTCAACCTCTACGGGCCCACCGAGACGAACGTCTGCACGTTCCAGCCAGTGGGGCCGAGAGAGCTGGAGGGCTCGGAGACGCTGCCCATTGGCCGGGCCTGCTGCGGGGACGAGGTGTTCCTGCTCGGTGATGACGGCGCGGAGGCGCGGCCGGGTGACGAGGGGGAGCTGTGCGTGGCGGGCCCCACCGTGATGAGCGGCTATTGGGGCATGCCGGAGCGCACGCGGGCCGTGCTGGGGCCGCTCCTAGGGCGTGCGCGCGCGTACCGGACGGGTGACCGCGCGCGGCGCGATGAGCGGGGCGTCCTGCACTTCCTGGGGCGCCGGGACGACCTGGTCAAGGTGCGAGGACACCGCGTGGAGCTGGGCGCGGTCGAGGAGGTGCTGCTGCGGCATCCGGACGTGGAGGAGAGCGCGGCGGTGACGCTGCCCGACGAACTCACCGGCAACGAGCTGCGGGCCTTCGTGGTGCTCCGCGCCGCGTCCGCCATCAGCCCGCAAGAACTCAGGATGCACTGCGCGGAGTACCTGCCCCGCTACATGGTCCCCGCCCGCATCGACCCGTGTCACGAGCTGCCGAAGACGACGACGGGGAAGAAGGACCGGGTACGGCTCCAGGAACGGGCGCGCGAGCACGGGTGA
- a CDS encoding acyl-CoA dehydrogenase family protein — protein MDFAWAPEDARMKSDAAAFAREQLSFDVVALDRDGTFNHEGWRRVAEFGVLGLPFPRRYGGAEQSLLTTAQALEGLGLGCADNGLGFALGAHLWACALPILLVGTEAQKERYLPSLARGTRVGSHAMTEPEAGSDVAALRTTATRRGDVYVLQGRKVFVTNAPVADLTVVFATVAPARGREGLTAFLVERGQPGLHVERTVSKMGLRTASMGELRLAGCEVPVSQRLGAEGAGLPLFAQLMEYERGFILAPALGAMERILARCVRHARERRQFERPIGDFQAVSTKLVEMRLRLETARGLLYRFAWLKQQGRSAMMEASLVKLHVSEAWVQTCLDAVQVHGGQGYLTETELEREARDALGSRIFSGTSEIQRDLVARMMGL, from the coding sequence ATGGACTTCGCGTGGGCGCCCGAAGACGCGCGGATGAAGTCAGACGCGGCCGCGTTCGCCCGCGAGCAGCTCTCATTCGACGTGGTGGCGCTGGACCGCGACGGGACCTTCAATCACGAGGGCTGGCGGCGGGTCGCTGAGTTCGGCGTGCTCGGCCTGCCATTCCCGCGCCGCTACGGTGGCGCCGAGCAGTCGCTGCTCACCACCGCTCAGGCGCTGGAGGGACTGGGCCTGGGGTGCGCGGACAACGGCCTCGGGTTCGCGCTGGGCGCGCACCTGTGGGCTTGCGCGCTGCCCATCCTCCTGGTGGGCACGGAGGCGCAGAAGGAGCGCTACCTGCCCTCGCTGGCCCGGGGGACGCGCGTGGGCAGCCACGCGATGACCGAGCCGGAGGCGGGCTCGGACGTGGCGGCGCTGCGCACGACGGCCACCCGACGCGGGGACGTGTACGTGCTGCAGGGCCGCAAGGTCTTCGTCACCAACGCCCCCGTGGCGGACCTCACCGTGGTCTTCGCCACGGTGGCCCCCGCGCGGGGACGCGAGGGCCTGACGGCGTTCCTGGTGGAGCGTGGGCAGCCAGGGCTCCACGTCGAGCGCACGGTGTCGAAGATGGGGCTGCGGACCGCGAGCATGGGCGAGCTGCGGCTGGCTGGCTGCGAGGTTCCCGTGTCGCAGCGCCTGGGCGCGGAGGGCGCGGGCCTGCCCTTGTTCGCACAGCTCATGGAGTACGAGCGCGGCTTCATCCTCGCGCCAGCGCTGGGGGCCATGGAGCGCATCCTGGCGCGCTGCGTGCGACATGCACGCGAGCGCCGGCAGTTCGAGCGGCCCATCGGCGACTTCCAGGCCGTGTCCACCAAGCTGGTGGAGATGCGGCTGCGCCTGGAGACGGCGCGTGGGTTGCTGTACCGCTTCGCGTGGCTCAAGCAGCAGGGCCGCAGCGCGATGATGGAAGCGTCGCTGGTGAAGCTCCACGTGAGCGAGGCCTGGGTACAGACATGCCTTGACGCGGTGCAGGTCCACGGCGGCCAGGGCTACCTCACGGAGACGGAGCTGGAGCGGGAAGCGCGCGACGCGCTGGGGAGCCGCATCTTCTCCGGCACCTCGGAGATTCAGCGAGACCTCGTGGCTCGAATGATGGGCCTCTGA
- a CDS encoding zinc-binding alcohol dehydrogenase family protein, with the protein MSYQADAWVIEAGEVGRPCRARLKRTRVTVESIRDDEVLAAPVCGCWEGNTEHALARTPIDICQVRREPQVVLGNAGVVRVLETGKAVTQVRAGQLAMMFPSGETDAHGYTVKALGYEAPGQMGCMATLMKLHGAQLIPLPENSRHTPAQWAAFSVRYVTAWANWRLASAVFRLQVPKEECPTPQAWGWGGGTTLAELTLAKSQGWRAVMLSGSPHHLDEIQRAGLEAIDRNTFGRLSHEPHRMETDRDYRQAYLQAEMAFLAEVARRTEGAMVHVFLDYIGTPVHRATLRALARQGVLATAGWKEGMELTLLRARECITRHQHIHTHFARYQEGLDAMAYGEARGWMPQVDSRLYTFDELPALADDYHRGATGYFPCFLVNAEEWT; encoded by the coding sequence ATGAGCTATCAAGCCGATGCCTGGGTCATCGAAGCAGGCGAGGTGGGGCGCCCATGCCGCGCGCGCCTGAAGCGCACGCGCGTCACCGTGGAGTCCATCCGCGACGACGAGGTCCTCGCCGCGCCGGTGTGTGGCTGCTGGGAGGGCAACACCGAGCACGCGCTGGCCCGCACGCCCATCGACATCTGCCAGGTGCGGCGCGAGCCCCAGGTGGTGCTGGGCAACGCGGGCGTGGTGCGCGTGCTGGAGACGGGCAAGGCCGTCACGCAGGTGCGCGCGGGCCAGCTGGCGATGATGTTCCCCAGCGGAGAGACAGACGCGCACGGATACACCGTCAAGGCCCTGGGCTACGAGGCGCCGGGACAGATGGGCTGCATGGCCACGCTCATGAAGCTGCACGGCGCGCAGCTCATCCCTCTCCCGGAGAACTCGCGCCACACGCCCGCGCAGTGGGCCGCGTTCAGCGTCCGCTACGTCACGGCCTGGGCGAACTGGCGGTTGGCCTCGGCGGTCTTCCGCCTTCAAGTCCCCAAGGAGGAGTGCCCCACTCCGCAGGCCTGGGGCTGGGGCGGTGGAACGACCTTGGCCGAGCTGACCCTGGCCAAGTCTCAAGGCTGGCGCGCCGTCATGCTGTCCGGCTCGCCGCACCACCTGGATGAGATTCAGCGCGCGGGGCTGGAGGCCATCGACCGGAACACCTTCGGGCGGCTGAGCCACGAGCCCCACCGCATGGAGACGGACCGCGACTACCGCCAGGCCTACCTGCAGGCGGAGATGGCCTTCCTGGCCGAGGTCGCGCGCCGCACCGAGGGGGCGATGGTGCACGTGTTCCTCGACTACATCGGCACGCCCGTCCACCGGGCCACGCTTCGGGCGCTGGCGCGACAAGGCGTGCTGGCCACCGCGGGCTGGAAGGAGGGCATGGAGCTGACGCTGCTGCGCGCGCGCGAGTGCATCACCCGCCACCAGCACATCCACACCCACTTCGCGCGCTACCAGGAAGGACTGGACGCCATGGCCTATGGCGAGGCCAGGGGCTGGATGCCGCAGGTGGACAGCCGGCTGTACACGTTCGACGAGCTGCCCGCGCTCGCCGATGACTATCACCGAGGCGCAACGGGCTACTTCCCCTGCTTCCTCGTCAACGCGGAGGAGTGGACATGA